From one Idiomarina sp. X4 genomic stretch:
- the envZ gene encoding two-component system sensor histidine kinase EnvZ: protein MKLFPKSAFARTVALLALILLINQVVSYVMVSNYVVKPSIEQINELIAKHIRTMFIPRQHSPETERELIERYREETGIEIFSDSEARENGLTSSTYYGYLSDDMSAMLDGEAVVRVSQGSEFFIWVKPPKAPDFWIRVPLESMQKGQFSPLIMYLLLIGVSSVLGGMLFANWLNRPLKALEESARKVGRGEFPKQLEEKGASEVMAVTRAFNHMSKGIRELENDRNLLMAGVSHDLRTPLTRIRLAAEMMPEDDTLAQGIVEDIDDMNDIIDQFIDYVRLDQQEKSSRESLNELIEQTVANVPDNWEKHFELALGNLPLVWLRPLSMKRVIVNLLENAERYGKQNVLVSSGYDKKQKSVWFSVSDDGPGIPEEQQAKLFQPFMQGDKARGGVGSGLGLAIIKRIVDRHDGCITLKNRPEGGLCVRIELPLQAVSKPTKQDD, encoded by the coding sequence ATGAAGCTGTTTCCAAAGTCAGCGTTTGCCAGAACGGTTGCGCTGCTTGCACTGATTTTGCTGATAAACCAGGTCGTTTCTTACGTCATGGTGAGTAACTATGTGGTTAAGCCCTCCATTGAGCAAATTAATGAGCTTATTGCCAAGCATATTCGCACCATGTTTATTCCTCGCCAGCACTCACCTGAAACCGAGCGTGAGCTTATCGAGCGCTACCGGGAAGAAACAGGTATAGAGATATTCAGTGACTCAGAAGCCAGAGAAAATGGCCTGACTAGCTCTACTTATTACGGCTATTTGTCTGACGATATGAGCGCGATGCTAGATGGTGAGGCTGTTGTTCGTGTGTCGCAGGGAAGTGAATTTTTTATTTGGGTGAAGCCACCCAAAGCGCCTGACTTTTGGATACGGGTGCCGTTAGAAAGCATGCAAAAAGGACAATTTTCCCCGCTGATTATGTATTTGCTGCTTATTGGCGTGTCGAGTGTATTGGGCGGCATGCTGTTTGCTAACTGGTTAAACCGTCCGTTAAAGGCGTTGGAAGAGTCAGCGCGAAAAGTTGGGCGAGGTGAATTTCCTAAGCAGTTGGAAGAGAAAGGCGCAAGCGAAGTTATGGCGGTAACTCGTGCGTTTAACCACATGTCCAAAGGCATTCGCGAGCTGGAAAACGACCGTAACTTACTCATGGCTGGCGTTTCACATGACTTACGTACACCATTGACGCGTATTCGGCTAGCGGCAGAAATGATGCCCGAAGACGACACGCTGGCGCAGGGCATTGTTGAAGACATCGACGACATGAATGACATTATCGATCAGTTTATTGACTATGTTCGCCTTGACCAACAAGAGAAGAGCAGTCGAGAGTCACTCAATGAGCTGATAGAGCAAACCGTTGCCAACGTGCCCGACAACTGGGAAAAACATTTTGAATTGGCGTTGGGTAACTTACCGTTAGTTTGGTTGCGGCCTTTGTCCATGAAACGCGTTATTGTGAACTTACTGGAAAACGCAGAACGTTACGGTAAGCAAAATGTACTGGTCAGCTCCGGTTACGATAAAAAACAAAAAAGTGTGTGGTTCAGCGTCAGCGATGACGGTCCCGGTATTCCCGAAGAGCAACAAGCGAAATTGTTCCAGCCCTTTATGCAGGGCGATAAAGCTCGTGGTGGCGTAGGCTCCGGGCTGGGACTGGCAATTATTAAGCGTATTGTCGACCGTCACGACGGTTGCATAACATTAAAAAACCGCCCGGAAGGCGGCTTGTGTGTGCGAATAGAGCTACCGCTTCAGGCCGTCTCCAAACCTACAAAGCAAGACGATTAA
- the nudE gene encoding ADP compounds hydrolase NudE has translation MTKKQVPQILSRRVVAQSRLLRIEAVDLKFSNGEQRQFERMKGSGRGAVMIVPCLDDKTLLLIREYAAGSHDYQLGFPKGLIDPGETPEEAAQRELKEEVGYGSHNLEFLTEVSMAPQFFSAKMHIFVATDLYPESLPGDEPEPLEKVTWSVDDADNLLTQPDFTEARSVAALLMLLRKRGQSADA, from the coding sequence ATGACAAAAAAGCAAGTCCCTCAAATTTTATCCCGTCGCGTGGTGGCGCAAAGTCGGCTGCTGCGCATTGAAGCGGTCGATTTAAAATTCAGTAATGGCGAACAGCGTCAGTTTGAACGCATGAAAGGCAGCGGTCGCGGCGCCGTTATGATTGTGCCCTGTCTGGACGACAAAACATTGCTGCTTATTCGCGAGTATGCGGCGGGCTCACACGATTATCAGCTCGGTTTCCCGAAAGGCTTGATTGACCCCGGCGAAACGCCGGAAGAAGCGGCGCAGAGAGAGTTAAAAGAAGAAGTTGGCTACGGTAGCCATAACCTCGAGTTTCTAACAGAAGTGTCGATGGCACCACAGTTTTTCTCCGCAAAAATGCATATCTTTGTCGCAACCGATCTCTATCCTGAGAGCTTGCCCGGTGATGAGCCTGAGCCTCTGGAAAAGGTCACTTGGTCGGTGGATGACGCCGATAATTTGTTAACTCAGCCAGACTTCACCGAAGCGCGCAGTGTCGCGGCATTATTGATGTTGCTAAGAAAACGAGGTCAGTCTGCCGATGCTTGA
- a CDS encoding efflux RND transporter permease subunit: MSNSDKKLGPSGVIADIFQRSELTPLICLLGIVMGIVAVLITPKEEEPQIDVTMADIMVGFPGASMQEVEQLIAIPGEQILSEMPKVEHVYSVSRAGQAVLTVQFEVGVPRQEALVTLYNKTQSNVDWFPPGLGVMQPVVKPRSIDDVPIMTLTLYDKDQVKSAEQLTALAHRLEIALKQIPGTRDIKTHGAARQHINVEVDSSKLSGYGLTVLDIKQAIDASNTAAPETRVTQNGLAVPFQAGGFLQSVDDMKSLVVGTAKGRPIYLTDVALVKDSGSQPVQSVLMGGLDGERQVYPAVTLAVSKKPGKNAIDITNAVRQRLAELENELLPIDIEVSVTRDYGKTATDKFNQLVSDLISATVSVILLVLLSMGWRQAVIVGIAVMVTLLFTLVFSWAWGFTLNRVSLFALIFSIGILVDDGIVITENIHRRVRNSKKALTETIPKAVDEVGSPTIMATLTIMAALIPMAFVSGLMGPYMSPIPINASAGMVFSQLMAFIVAPWLALRLLNKERGKDSDDESDSAAGTSDKLKAVFEKLLRPLLGNKRRGRRALFGAGVFALLILVMLLPVYKGVILKMLPFDNKSELQIVVDMPDDAAMEETQRLQVALGNYLTTVDEVESWQAYAGTASPINFNGLVRQYYLRSQPNQGDIQVNLKNKEERERASHEIARDIRSSLTDIAKPFGAAIKVVEVPPGPPVLAPIVAEIYGGNAEQQIELAETILAKMPDVRGLVDKDSTVTDNVDRWFLKVDRQRAAQLGISQQQVTQSLTLLINAQPAGYLHKDTAKYAVPIRVQLNEGAKAQKQQILSLNVRSQNGAMVPISSFASLETEQWQGSRYHKDLQPVTYVQANMAGETDSPIYGMFELVSLIDEMDNPPEQFFINQPSASGPVAIKWDGEWQITYETFRDMGIAYSVGIFMIFVLLVAQFRSYLMPLIIMSPIPLTLVGILPGHWLLGKEFTATSMIGMIALAGIIVRNSILLVVFIRQLIDEGYSLEDAVVLSGAVRLKPIVLTAVSAMIGAYFILSDPIFNGLAISLMFGLAASTLLTVLVVPLLYYGLYDYLADSKGHKRDR; this comes from the coding sequence ATGAGTAACAGCGATAAAAAGCTGGGACCGTCCGGCGTTATCGCCGATATTTTCCAGCGTTCTGAACTCACACCACTGATATGCCTGCTTGGCATTGTTATGGGTATTGTGGCTGTGCTCATTACCCCGAAAGAAGAAGAGCCTCAAATTGATGTCACCATGGCTGACATTATGGTGGGCTTTCCCGGCGCTTCTATGCAGGAGGTTGAGCAGCTTATCGCCATACCGGGCGAGCAAATTCTCAGCGAAATGCCGAAAGTAGAACACGTTTATTCGGTGTCGCGCGCCGGCCAGGCGGTACTGACAGTGCAGTTTGAGGTGGGCGTGCCCAGGCAAGAAGCTCTGGTTACGCTTTACAACAAGACGCAATCGAACGTTGACTGGTTTCCTCCTGGCCTGGGTGTTATGCAGCCAGTGGTGAAGCCTCGCAGCATCGACGATGTGCCGATAATGACGCTCACGCTTTACGATAAAGATCAGGTAAAAAGCGCCGAACAGTTAACGGCACTCGCTCATCGGTTGGAAATCGCGTTAAAACAGATTCCCGGCACGCGTGACATTAAAACGCATGGTGCTGCGCGTCAGCATATCAATGTGGAAGTGGATAGCAGTAAGCTTTCGGGTTACGGCCTAACCGTGTTAGACATAAAGCAAGCCATAGATGCGTCCAATACTGCGGCTCCGGAAACGCGGGTAACGCAAAATGGGTTAGCGGTGCCGTTTCAGGCGGGTGGCTTCCTGCAGTCAGTCGACGATATGAAGTCTTTAGTGGTAGGTACCGCAAAAGGGCGTCCCATTTATCTTACCGATGTTGCTTTAGTTAAAGACAGCGGCAGCCAACCGGTACAGTCTGTTTTAATGGGCGGTTTAGACGGAGAGCGTCAGGTCTATCCGGCGGTGACGTTGGCGGTGTCTAAAAAGCCGGGCAAGAATGCCATTGATATAACCAATGCGGTTCGGCAGCGGCTGGCTGAATTAGAGAACGAGCTGCTTCCTATCGATATCGAAGTGTCAGTCACGCGCGACTACGGTAAAACAGCGACCGATAAGTTTAACCAGTTAGTGTCTGATCTTATTTCTGCGACGGTTTCAGTTATATTGCTGGTGTTGCTGAGCATGGGCTGGCGCCAGGCGGTTATTGTCGGCATTGCGGTCATGGTGACCTTACTGTTCACTCTGGTATTTAGCTGGGCATGGGGCTTTACGTTAAACCGGGTTTCATTGTTCGCGCTCATTTTTTCAATTGGCATTTTAGTCGATGACGGCATTGTTATTACTGAGAACATTCACCGGCGAGTGCGCAACTCCAAAAAAGCGTTGACTGAAACCATTCCCAAAGCCGTTGATGAGGTGGGGTCGCCAACGATTATGGCAACGCTGACCATTATGGCGGCGTTAATTCCTATGGCCTTTGTCAGTGGGTTAATGGGTCCCTATATGAGCCCAATTCCTATTAATGCATCTGCCGGCATGGTGTTTTCTCAGTTAATGGCCTTTATTGTTGCGCCCTGGCTGGCGCTGCGGTTATTAAACAAAGAACGCGGCAAAGACAGTGATGATGAAAGTGACTCGGCAGCGGGTACGTCAGATAAACTCAAAGCGGTTTTCGAGAAATTATTAAGGCCGCTGTTAGGAAACAAACGCCGGGGAAGACGAGCTCTGTTTGGTGCCGGTGTTTTTGCGTTATTAATTTTGGTGATGCTGTTACCGGTGTATAAAGGTGTCATTCTCAAGATGCTGCCCTTTGATAATAAGTCAGAGCTGCAAATTGTGGTCGATATGCCAGATGATGCCGCCATGGAAGAAACACAGCGACTTCAGGTTGCGTTAGGTAATTATTTAACCACCGTGGACGAAGTGGAAAGCTGGCAAGCGTATGCGGGTACGGCATCTCCCATTAACTTTAATGGTTTGGTGCGCCAGTATTATCTGCGAAGCCAGCCTAATCAGGGTGACATTCAGGTCAACCTGAAAAATAAAGAGGAACGTGAACGAGCTTCGCACGAGATTGCTCGTGATATACGCTCGTCTTTGACCGATATAGCTAAACCTTTTGGAGCGGCAATAAAAGTCGTTGAAGTGCCGCCGGGGCCGCCAGTGTTAGCACCGATAGTAGCTGAAATTTATGGCGGGAATGCAGAGCAGCAAATTGAATTAGCTGAAACCATTTTGGCTAAAATGCCTGACGTTAGAGGGCTTGTCGACAAAGATTCAACGGTAACGGATAACGTTGACCGCTGGTTCCTGAAGGTTGACCGTCAACGAGCGGCACAACTGGGTATTTCCCAACAGCAGGTGACTCAGTCATTAACGCTGCTTATTAATGCGCAGCCAGCAGGCTACTTACATAAAGATACAGCGAAGTATGCCGTTCCCATACGGGTACAGTTAAATGAAGGTGCTAAAGCACAGAAACAGCAGATACTGTCGCTTAATGTTCGCTCACAAAACGGGGCTATGGTGCCAATATCGTCGTTTGCCTCTTTGGAGACGGAACAGTGGCAGGGCAGCCGTTACCACAAAGATTTGCAGCCGGTGACTTATGTGCAGGCAAATATGGCGGGGGAAACCGACTCACCCATATACGGCATGTTTGAGCTGGTTTCCTTAATTGATGAAATGGACAACCCACCGGAGCAGTTTTTTATCAATCAACCTTCCGCAAGCGGACCTGTTGCTATTAAGTGGGATGGTGAGTGGCAAATTACCTACGAAACCTTCCGAGATATGGGAATTGCGTACAGCGTGGGTATTTTCATGATATTCGTATTGCTGGTTGCTCAATTCCGTTCGTATTTGATGCCGTTAATTATTATGTCACCAATACCCTTAACCCTGGTGGGCATATTGCCGGGTCATTGGTTGCTTGGGAAAGAATTCACTGCCACTTCTATGATAGGCATGATTGCTCTGGCCGGTATTATTGTGCGCAACTCAATTTTGCTGGTGGTGTTTATTCGCCAACTTATCGATGAAGGGTACTCACTGGAAGATGCGGTGGTACTTTCCGGCGCTGTACGTTTAAAACCAATAGTATTAACAGCAGTATCGGCTATGATAGGTGCATACTTCATTCTGTCTGACCCTATATTCAATGGTTTAGCCATTTCGTTGATGTTTGGTCTAGCGGCATCGACGCTCTTAACCGTTCTGGTCGTTCCGCTGCTGTATTATGGACTTTATGACTATTTAGCGGACAGCAAAGGGCATAAACGTGACCGTTAA
- a CDS encoding EAL domain-containing protein, which produces MTVNYLRLSILRYIRYLLIPLAVVSASVMAQETTLKVGVYHNPPKIMFGEDGELSGIHGDLLTLIAERHGWQLIPVECEWEQCLRQLETGDIDIMPDVAKTPARDEWMSFHSEYALLSWSQIYASEKAGITNVLDLDNKKVAVLRGSVQQEHLRNIIASFELSTELLPVNSFTEGFEAVNSQEADAVATNQFFGNQQVAKRKIEMTPIMFLPNKLYFAMHQGSGSEVLATIDRDIRQLKADKQSQYYQIIKNWSSQQQPIQIPAYVWWLLGLLALGLCIGLLFNYELRKKVREKTSELKENKQRLDIILSSVDAYIFIKNTELRYEYVNQRVVDLFGMDAADIIGKDDYDLFDKTTADELVELDKKVLSTRERSAQAEVNYLPGDKTPHHYWSVKVPLYNANDELVGVCGISTDVSEYKQMKEELDSLAYFDPLTGLGNRRFMLDRLRQGLKRYAKEHSEGALILLDIDHFKQLNDRRGHGIGDELLIQFGQRLEQELRQQDDAGRLNSDEFMVFLQQPRNGSYVMVEELRERLTTLLNKLSAPYVLDGEEEQVSVSMGVVLLSDGASEKEILQAVDLALTQAKEANGPHLQFFNAGLQRRFSHQQALLSALRKAITQETLQVYYQPQYERVSGSNQITCMGYEALVRWHDDELGWISPGEFIPLAESEGLMRSVHKLVVKKVLADTPTLQTLSPEKPVRVAINVSASQFKHSKFVDDMNQQMKIAGLSGSAIELEITESLLIDDIEQTAKTMQKLKESGITFALDDFGTGYASLGYLKELPLNRLKIDQSFVQELTQGSNATAIVQTILALGRSLEMEVIAEGIETEEQLATLEKLGCSQFQGYYFSRPEPLYSLTNAKETT; this is translated from the coding sequence GTGACCGTTAATTATTTGCGACTATCCATCTTGCGTTATATCCGGTACCTGCTGATACCGCTTGCGGTGGTCAGCGCATCGGTAATGGCACAAGAGACTACGTTGAAAGTCGGTGTCTACCACAATCCGCCAAAAATTATGTTCGGTGAAGATGGCGAGCTGAGCGGTATTCACGGCGACTTATTAACGCTCATTGCAGAGCGCCATGGTTGGCAGCTTATTCCGGTTGAGTGTGAGTGGGAACAATGCTTGCGTCAGTTAGAAACTGGCGATATTGATATCATGCCGGACGTTGCTAAAACACCTGCGCGCGACGAGTGGATGTCCTTTCATAGTGAGTACGCGCTGCTCAGCTGGTCACAAATTTATGCGAGTGAAAAAGCGGGTATTACAAACGTTCTCGACCTGGATAACAAAAAGGTGGCCGTGCTGAGAGGCTCTGTTCAGCAAGAACATCTGCGCAATATTATCGCTAGTTTTGAGTTATCGACTGAATTACTGCCGGTTAACTCCTTTACTGAAGGTTTTGAAGCCGTTAATAGCCAAGAAGCTGATGCGGTAGCGACAAATCAGTTTTTCGGAAATCAACAAGTCGCCAAGCGCAAAATTGAAATGACGCCCATTATGTTTTTGCCTAATAAGTTGTACTTTGCTATGCATCAGGGTAGCGGAAGCGAGGTGTTGGCTACGATTGATCGTGATATTCGCCAGCTAAAAGCCGATAAACAGTCTCAATACTATCAAATTATAAAAAACTGGAGCTCGCAACAACAACCTATCCAAATTCCGGCCTATGTTTGGTGGCTACTCGGGTTATTAGCACTGGGGTTATGCATTGGTCTGTTATTTAATTACGAATTGCGCAAAAAAGTCCGCGAGAAAACGTCTGAGTTAAAAGAGAATAAACAGCGACTGGATATTATTTTAAGTAGCGTCGATGCGTATATTTTCATTAAAAACACTGAACTACGTTACGAATACGTAAACCAGCGAGTGGTTGATCTGTTTGGTATGGATGCGGCCGATATTATCGGAAAGGATGACTACGACTTATTTGATAAAACCACAGCCGATGAGCTGGTCGAATTGGACAAGAAAGTGCTTTCTACCCGTGAGCGTTCTGCGCAGGCTGAGGTGAATTATCTACCGGGTGATAAAACGCCACACCATTATTGGTCGGTGAAAGTGCCTTTATACAACGCCAATGATGAGTTGGTCGGTGTTTGTGGTATTTCCACTGATGTCTCCGAATACAAGCAAATGAAAGAAGAACTGGACTCTTTGGCGTACTTTGATCCGCTTACGGGGCTTGGCAACAGACGCTTTATGCTCGACAGGCTACGCCAGGGGTTAAAACGTTATGCAAAAGAGCACAGTGAAGGCGCGTTAATTCTGCTCGATATCGATCATTTCAAACAGTTGAATGACAGACGGGGTCATGGAATTGGTGACGAGCTGTTGATTCAGTTTGGTCAGCGTTTGGAACAAGAATTACGCCAGCAAGATGACGCGGGCCGCCTGAATTCTGATGAGTTTATGGTGTTTTTACAGCAGCCTCGTAATGGCAGTTATGTCATGGTGGAAGAGCTGAGAGAACGCCTCACGACCTTGTTAAATAAGCTGTCCGCACCTTATGTGCTGGATGGTGAAGAAGAGCAAGTGTCTGTCAGTATGGGCGTTGTGTTGTTGTCAGATGGCGCCTCTGAAAAAGAGATATTACAAGCCGTTGACTTGGCATTAACTCAGGCCAAAGAAGCTAACGGACCGCACTTGCAGTTCTTTAATGCAGGTTTGCAGCGACGTTTTTCTCACCAGCAGGCATTGTTATCTGCGTTAAGAAAAGCAATTACCCAAGAAACCTTGCAGGTCTATTATCAACCGCAGTACGAACGCGTGAGCGGCTCGAACCAAATAACGTGCATGGGTTACGAAGCTTTAGTGCGCTGGCATGACGACGAATTGGGCTGGATATCGCCGGGTGAGTTTATTCCGCTGGCGGAAAGTGAGGGGTTAATGCGCAGTGTGCATAAGCTCGTAGTAAAAAAAGTACTAGCGGATACACCAACGTTGCAAACCTTGAGCCCTGAAAAACCGGTGCGAGTAGCTATTAACGTTAGTGCTAGCCAGTTTAAGCACAGTAAGTTCGTTGATGACATGAACCAACAAATGAAAATTGCCGGACTTTCAGGTTCTGCCATTGAGTTGGAAATTACGGAGAGTTTACTTATTGATGATATTGAGCAAACGGCTAAAACTATGCAAAAGCTGAAAGAGTCTGGCATCACATTCGCATTGGATGACTTCGGAACGGGTTATGCATCGTTGGGCTACTTAAAAGAGCTACCGTTGAATCGCCTTAAAATCGATCAGTCGTTTGTGCAGGAGCTCACACAAGGCAGCAACGCCACGGCTATAGTACAAACGATTTTAGCCTTGGGGCGAAGCCTTGAGATGGAGGTTATTGCCGAAGGTATTGAAACCGAAGAGCAGTTAGCAACACTTGAAAAGCTTGGCTGTTCGCAATTCCAGGGCTACTACTTTTCGCGACCCGAGCCCTTGTATTCCTTAACGAATGCAAAGGAAACGACATAA
- the sthA gene encoding Si-specific NAD(P)(+) transhydrogenase, producing MTTQKPETETEFDVVVIGTGPGGEGAAMQLAKSGYNVAIVERHKALGGGCTHWGTIPSKALRHSVSRLIEYNNNPLFSGPGWQSGMTFSHILHYAESVIRKQVKLRSSFYDRNDVTVVHGTASFLDKNRIRVTKLDGSVDDLITQHVVIASGSRPYHPADIDFDHPRIYDSDKVLSLSHEPKTILIYGAGVIGSEYASIFRGMGVKVDLINQRDRLLSFLDAEISDALSYHLRNSGVVIRHNEEYESITGYDDKVVLKTKSGKTMAADCLLFANGRSGNIEDLSCDVVGLEPNYRGQLEVNENYQTSVDNIYAVGDIIGYPSLASAAYDQGRICASSIINGESDKALVSDIPTGIYTIPEISSVGKTEEELTEMKVPYEVGRAQFKHLARAQISGADVGCLKLLFHRETRELLGLHCFGERASEIVHIGQAIMEQKNGGNTIDYFVNTTFNYPTMAEAYRVAALNGINRLAL from the coding sequence ATGACAACGCAAAAGCCCGAGACAGAAACCGAATTTGATGTGGTGGTAATTGGTACAGGTCCCGGCGGTGAAGGCGCTGCAATGCAACTTGCCAAAAGTGGTTATAACGTTGCCATTGTTGAACGTCATAAAGCGCTTGGGGGCGGTTGTACGCACTGGGGAACGATTCCATCAAAGGCATTACGGCACTCGGTTAGCCGACTGATTGAATACAACAACAACCCGCTGTTTTCGGGCCCCGGTTGGCAAAGCGGTATGACCTTCAGTCACATTCTGCACTATGCAGAGTCCGTTATTCGCAAGCAGGTAAAACTGCGCAGCTCTTTTTATGACCGCAACGATGTCACTGTCGTACATGGTACGGCGTCATTCTTAGACAAAAACCGTATTCGTGTGACAAAACTCGACGGCTCCGTTGATGACCTGATTACTCAGCACGTCGTGATTGCATCAGGCTCCCGCCCTTACCATCCCGCGGACATTGACTTTGACCACCCGCGCATTTACGACTCCGACAAAGTCTTGTCGCTGTCACACGAGCCAAAAACCATTTTGATTTACGGTGCGGGTGTGATTGGTAGTGAGTACGCCAGTATCTTCCGTGGTATGGGCGTTAAAGTCGACCTGATCAACCAACGCGACCGCTTACTGTCATTTCTGGATGCGGAAATATCGGACGCTCTCAGTTACCACCTACGCAACAGCGGTGTGGTTATTCGCCATAACGAAGAATATGAAAGTATTACCGGCTATGACGACAAAGTGGTACTAAAAACCAAGTCGGGTAAAACCATGGCGGCGGACTGCTTATTATTCGCTAACGGGCGCTCGGGTAATATCGAAGACTTGAGCTGCGACGTTGTCGGGCTGGAGCCAAACTATCGTGGTCAGCTGGAGGTCAATGAAAATTACCAAACCTCAGTCGACAACATTTACGCGGTGGGCGACATTATTGGCTACCCGAGCCTAGCTAGCGCGGCCTATGATCAAGGACGTATTTGCGCTTCATCCATTATTAATGGCGAAAGTGACAAAGCCTTAGTCAGCGATATACCGACCGGCATCTATACCATTCCAGAAATCAGCTCCGTTGGTAAAACGGAAGAAGAATTGACCGAAATGAAGGTGCCTTACGAGGTGGGACGTGCTCAGTTCAAACACTTGGCGCGTGCACAAATTTCCGGCGCAGACGTTGGCTGCTTGAAACTGCTGTTTCACCGTGAAACTCGAGAGCTATTAGGTTTGCACTGCTTTGGCGAGCGGGCATCCGAAATTGTTCACATTGGCCAGGCTATTATGGAGCAGAAAAACGGCGGCAACACCATCGACTATTTTGTGAATACCACATTCAACTACCCAACCATGGCCGAAGCGTATCGAGTCGCCGCCTTGAACGGTATTAATCGTCTTGCTTTGTAG
- the ompR gene encoding osmolarity response regulator transcription factor OmpR, whose translation MMQETLKVLVVDDDARLRSLLERYLTEQNFTVRVAQDSEQMDRLLTRENFHLMVLDLMLPGEDGLSICKRLRNEGNNIPVIMLTAKGDEVDRIIGLELGADDYLAKPFNPRELLARIRAVLRRRGSEAPGAPSQEDQEIEFGEFRLNLGTREMFHGDTPMPLTSGEFAVLKALVTHARQPLSRDKLMHLARGRDYSALERSIDVQVSRLRRMLEEDPTKPRYIQTVWGLGYVFVPDGKLKS comes from the coding sequence ATGATGCAGGAAACACTAAAAGTTCTGGTGGTGGATGACGATGCAAGGCTTCGTAGCCTGCTGGAGCGCTATTTAACGGAGCAAAACTTTACGGTTCGTGTGGCGCAGGACTCTGAGCAGATGGACCGTTTACTGACACGTGAAAACTTCCATTTAATGGTGCTTGATCTCATGCTGCCGGGTGAAGATGGGCTGTCGATTTGTAAGCGTTTGCGGAACGAAGGTAATAATATTCCCGTCATTATGCTGACCGCCAAAGGCGACGAAGTGGATCGTATTATTGGTCTGGAGCTTGGTGCGGATGACTACCTGGCTAAGCCGTTTAACCCGCGTGAGCTATTGGCCCGTATTAGAGCGGTACTGCGCCGTCGAGGCTCAGAGGCGCCTGGCGCTCCGTCACAGGAAGATCAAGAAATAGAATTTGGCGAGTTTCGCCTTAATCTTGGTACCCGAGAAATGTTCCATGGCGACACGCCTATGCCGTTAACCAGTGGTGAATTTGCGGTACTTAAGGCCTTAGTGACCCATGCCCGCCAGCCATTGTCCCGAGACAAACTCATGCATTTGGCGCGGGGTCGTGATTACAGCGCCCTTGAGCGTTCTATCGATGTACAGGTGTCACGCTTACGCCGTATGTTAGAAGAAGACCCTACTAAGCCTCGTTATATTCAAACCGTGTGGGGACTCGGCTATGTGTTTGTGCCCGACGGTAAACTGAAAAGCTAA
- a CDS encoding potassium channel family protein → MLVSFLCNSIVVGLAVLFHYEALNRIGWLITHIRLFTQIRIMFGVFLALIAHTIEVAIFAIAYYLMHHRDGFGDLTGNFDGSFLDSLYFSFTVFSTVGFGDIEPTGALRFLTGIESLTGLVLITWTASFLYVEMQRYWHR, encoded by the coding sequence ATGTTGGTGTCTTTTCTGTGTAACTCAATAGTTGTGGGCTTAGCGGTATTGTTCCATTACGAGGCGTTAAACCGTATTGGTTGGCTAATTACTCATATACGACTTTTCACGCAAATCCGCATAATGTTTGGTGTCTTCCTGGCGCTTATTGCACATACTATTGAAGTCGCCATTTTTGCCATCGCTTATTACCTAATGCATCATCGAGATGGCTTTGGCGATTTAACCGGCAATTTTGACGGCAGCTTTTTGGACTCGCTGTATTTTTCTTTTACGGTATTCAGTACGGTTGGCTTTGGGGATATTGAGCCAACAGGAGCGTTACGTTTTTTAACGGGTATTGAGAGCTTAACAGGGCTTGTACTTATTACCTGGACAGCATCATTCCTGTACGTTGAAATGCAACGCTACTGGCATCGATAG